CGGTTGATATCAATATACTGAGCGACAGGCCCCAGGCCATGAGTCGGGTAGAGATCTCCGTTTCGGTGCACCGAATGTTTGGTCCGCCATTTGGATTCGCTAAATCCTTTTTCGCCAAACTCTACGCCATGGCCATAAGGTTGCTTTCCGTCATTGAACTTTACTTCACGCAGATCATGCTGGTAGCCGCACTCCAGGTGGATAAGTTCTCCGAACATATTCTGACGTACCATATTGAGAATAGCCATCACGTCGCGTCGGTAGCACACATTTTCCAAAAAGAAAAGATGAGCCCCCGTGGCTTCCTGGGTATTGACGAGTTGCCAGCATTCATCGAGGGAAAACCCTCCGCAGACTTCCATGCCTACATACTTGCCGGCTCTCATGGCCGCGATGGCCATTTCTGAATGCCAGCGCCAGGGCGAACTGATGATAACGGCATCGACATCGGCTTCCTGCAATAAGTCGAGGTAAGCTTTTTCTCCTTTGAATACTTTGGGTTGTGGTTTCCCCTTTTGGGTAAAAATGTCTTTTGTGGCCTGGATCATTACATCATCCACATCGTTTATGGCCACTACATTACAATCATCGCGGTCGAGCAGCAATTCAATGTGGCTCTGCCCCCGGAGGCCTGATCCGAGTACGGCGACATTCAATTTATCTTTCGGTCCTGTGGGTTGAGGCCTTGACTGTGCGTTGATCTCTGTGTTAGGGATGGCGAGACTTGCCCCGGCAAGTGCTGTGGTTTGTATAAACTTTCTGCGGTTGAATGATTTTTCCATAATTACGTTGATTATTCTAAATGTTTTGATCTTCTACTCTTTCCAATTACCATTCCCTCTGATAGTGGAATCCCACAACCTGATTAGTGAGGTTGGAGACGTGCAAAAACGGGGTAATGGTCTGAAAAGTCTGCTTTAATAATTTCAAATTCGAGGGTTTTCATATCGGGGGCACCGAAAATATAGTCGATCCGCAAGGCAGGGATGCTTCCCGCATAGGTAGTTCCCAGGCCCACTCCGGCTTCTTTAAAAGTATCTTTCCTGCCGGCTGAAAGCAAGTGATAGGCATTGGACTGGGGCACATCATTAAAATCCCCGCAAATGATCACTGGGTTGGGACTCCGTTGGATATGTTCTGCAATTTCAGCGGCTTGCATTGCCCTCTTTCGCGCGGCATTCCTGTACTTTCCAATCATCCCCCTTATCGTCAGCCAGGTTTCCTTTTCCTGTATTTTGCCTTCCGAGGCCACTTTATCGGCAATGGTGGAAACGGCATTGGACTGAAGGTGAATATTAAACAACCTAAAAGTTTTACCCCCTTTGGTTATATCTGCAGACAAGTATCCATTAGAATGATTGGTATAATATTTCGCCCGCTTTTTGCTGATCGGATATTTTGAAAAAATGGCCAGTTGTCCACTCTGATCCTGGAAAAAATATTTAAAGCCCGTACCATGAGTAATGGCATCTGCGAATTGGCCGGAAATGGAAGGCACCGGAAATTCCTGAAAACACAAAACGTCAGGTTCATATTCGTTGATCAATCCTGTAAGTTCCTCATTGGTCACCCTGACTTTTTCGCTGCCGGGTTTTATCAGGTTACGGCAATTGTAGGTCATAACCCGAAGTTCCGTTTCCGTCCGGGCATGGATGGGTTTGGCGCGAAAAGCCACCAGGCTGGTAAATTGCCCCCAACCGAACAGGAGCCAGGCCAGGGAATAAATAAAATAACGCTTTCGCAAAACAGCCCAGATTCCCACAAATAAAAGGTTGCCGAAAACCAGCCAGGGATAAAAGAGACCAAGAATGGAAAATATCCAAAAACCTTCAGGCGACACATGAGGGGACAAATAGGCACCAAAACCTAATAAAATCATGAAAATATTAGCCCATAAAAGTATTTTTACCATCAGAATAACTTGTTTTCCCCTTTTTTTTGAAAATTAAAAATAGCCGTTTTATTTTGATAAACAAATCTTCTTTCATTCAATCTTTAAAGTATTGTCCAAAGATCATTGCCGGAGAAAGTACAAGACTGGGAGGTATTGGGAAGTTCCCTTATGAATCCCTCAACCTCGGAATCCACACCGATGACGATCCCAAAACCGTTATGGAAAACCGGCGCATTTTTTTCACAAGCCTCGGAAAAAAGGAGGAGGACGTCGCCGGCAGTCACCAAATACACGGAGATGATCTCCTCATGGTGGAAAAACCTGGCCAATACGAAGGTTACGATGCCCTGATGACCAATAAAAAGGGCATCCTGCTCAGCATTACGATTGCCGACTGTACGCCGGTTTTAATTTATGACAGCGCAAACGATGCCATAGCTGCGGTACACGCCGGGTGGAAAGGAACGGTCAAAAAGCTGGTCAAAAAAACCCTTGGGCAGATGGCGGAGCATTTCGGAACCCGGGGCGAGGATTGTTACGCCTACATTGGCACCTGTATCGACGAATGTTCTTTTGAAGTAGATGCTGACGTAGCCGACTCTTTTGATTCTTCTTTTAAACGGTGGGACGAAGAACGCAGCAAATTTTTCATCAACCTCAAGGAAGCCAACCGGAAACAACTCCTGGATTTTGGCCTTCCTGCAGCACAAATTGAAGTCTCTCCTTTTTCCACCTATCTCGACAATGAACGTTTTTTTTCGTATCGTAAGGAAAATGGCAGGACAGGCCGGATGCTTGCCG
This sequence is a window from Lewinellaceae bacterium. Protein-coding genes within it:
- a CDS encoding endonuclease/exonuclease/phosphatase family protein; protein product: MVKILLWANIFMILLGFGAYLSPHVSPEGFWIFSILGLFYPWLVFGNLLFVGIWAVLRKRYFIYSLAWLLFGWGQFTSLVAFRAKPIHARTETELRVMTYNCRNLIKPGSEKVRVTNEELTGLINEYEPDVLCFQEFPVPSISGQFADAITHGTGFKYFFQDQSGQLAIFSKYPISKKRAKYYTNHSNGYLSADITKGGKTFRLFNIHLQSNAVSTIADKVASEGKIQEKETWLTIRGMIGKYRNAARKRAMQAAEIAEHIQRSPNPVIICGDFNDVPQSNAYHLLSAGRKDTFKEAGVGLGTTYAGSIPALRIDYIFGAPDMKTLEFEIIKADFSDHYPVFARLQPH
- a CDS encoding Gfo/Idh/MocA family oxidoreductase produces the protein MEKSFNRRKFIQTTALAGASLAIPNTEINAQSRPQPTGPKDKLNVAVLGSGLRGQSHIELLLDRDDCNVVAINDVDDVMIQATKDIFTQKGKPQPKVFKGEKAYLDLLQEADVDAVIISSPWRWHSEMAIAAMRAGKYVGMEVCGGFSLDECWQLVNTQEATGAHLFFLENVCYRRDVMAILNMVRQNMFGELIHLECGYQHDLREVKFNDGKQPYGHGVEFGEKGFSESKWRTKHSVHRNGDLYPTHGLGPVAQYIDINRGNRLLYLTSFASKARGLHDYIVNHEKGGPDHPNAKVEFKLGDKVTTTVQCSNGETIVLHHDTNLPRPYSLGFRVQGTKGLWMDVNQSLHIEGVSPAHRWEEAAPYLKKYDHPLWQRYENRAVGAGHGGMDFFLIHAFIESAKKNERPPFDVYDAATWLSITPLSEQSVAMGSQPMPVPDFTRGRWTERKAEFGFGDAY
- the pgeF gene encoding peptidoglycan editing factor PgeF, which codes for MNKSSFIQSLKYCPKIIAGESTRLGGIGKFPYESLNLGIHTDDDPKTVMENRRIFFTSLGKKEEDVAGSHQIHGDDLLMVEKPGQYEGYDALMTNKKGILLSITIADCTPVLIYDSANDAIAAVHAGWKGTVKKLVKKTLGQMAEHFGTRGEDCYAYIGTCIDECSFEVDADVADSFDSSFKRWDEERSKFFINLKEANRKQLLDFGLPAAQIEVSPFSTYLDNERFFSYRKENGRTGRMLAVIGLI